The following proteins come from a genomic window of Synechococcus sp. BIOS-E4-1:
- the rpsN gene encoding 30S ribosomal protein S14, with protein sequence MAKKSMIARDAKRKKMVERFSAKRTALMAAFHAAKDPMERLEIHRKIQALPRNSAPTRMRNRCWATGKPRGVYRDFGLCRNQLRERAHKGELPGVVKSSW encoded by the coding sequence ATGGCCAAGAAGTCGATGATCGCCCGCGATGCGAAGCGCAAGAAAATGGTTGAGCGCTTCTCAGCCAAACGGACTGCCCTGATGGCCGCCTTCCATGCAGCGAAGGACCCCATGGAGCGGCTTGAGATCCACCGCAAGATCCAGGCACTGCCCCGCAACAGCGCACCCACTCGTATGCGCAACCGCTGCTGGGCTACGGGCAAACCAAGAGGCGTTTATCGCGACTTCGGCCTCTGCCGCAACCAGCTTCGTGAACGCGCCCACAAAGGTGAACTTCCCGGCGTGGTCAAGTCCAGCTGGTGA
- a CDS encoding polyribonucleotide nucleotidyltransferase produces MQGQTQSISFDGREIRLTTGRYAPQAGGSVMIECGDTSVLVTATRSKGREGIDFLPLICDYEERLYAAGRIPGSFMRREGRPPERATLICRLIDRPMRPLFPSWMRDDIQIVATCMSLDERVPADVLSVTGASMATLLAGIPFQGPMAAVRVGLLGDDFVLNPSFREIERGDLDLVVAGTPDGVVMVEAGANQLPEGDVIEAIDFGYEAVCELIKAQESILKEAGIEQVKPEAPSEDTTLPVYLEKACSKSIGDVLSQFDQSKTERDEKLDAIRDQTAETIEGLKDSDPVRQLVSGNSKALPTSFKALTKKLMRQQIVKDGKRVDGRSLDQVRPISAAAGVLPKRVHGSGLFQRGLTQVLSTATLGTPSDAQEMDDLNPNTEKTYLHHYNFPPYSVGETKPMRSPGRREIGHGALAERAILPVLPAKDTFPYVVRVVSEVLSSNGSTSMGSVCGSTLALMDAGVPLKAPVSGAAMGLIKEGKEVRILTDIQGIEDFLGDMDFKVAGTDKGITALQMDMKITGLEIKTVAEAINQARPARLHILEKMLEAIDTPRDGMSPHAPRLLSFRIDPELIGTVIGPGGRTIKGITERTNTKIDIEDSGIVTIASHDGAAADEAQKIIEGLTRKVNEGEVFSGSITRIIPIGAFVEILPGKEGMIHISQLSEARVEKVEDVVKVGDEVTVRVREIDNRGRINLTLRGVPQNGEDTEPEPAPTPVAPLS; encoded by the coding sequence GTGCAAGGTCAGACACAGTCGATCTCCTTTGACGGTCGGGAGATTCGGTTGACCACGGGGCGATATGCCCCCCAGGCCGGTGGCTCGGTGATGATCGAATGCGGCGACACTTCGGTGCTTGTCACAGCCACCCGTTCCAAAGGTCGAGAAGGAATCGATTTCCTTCCCCTAATCTGCGACTACGAAGAGCGCCTTTACGCAGCAGGACGGATTCCAGGGAGTTTTATGCGTCGTGAGGGGAGACCTCCCGAGCGAGCCACACTGATCTGCCGTTTGATCGACAGGCCGATGAGGCCTCTCTTCCCGAGCTGGATGAGAGACGACATCCAGATCGTGGCCACCTGCATGTCGCTTGATGAGCGTGTTCCGGCGGATGTGCTTTCTGTGACAGGTGCCTCAATGGCCACACTGTTGGCAGGCATACCCTTCCAGGGTCCGATGGCCGCGGTGCGAGTTGGTCTTCTCGGCGACGACTTCGTGCTCAACCCCAGCTTCCGAGAGATCGAACGAGGAGATCTCGATCTGGTCGTTGCCGGAACACCCGATGGTGTGGTGATGGTTGAGGCAGGTGCGAATCAGCTGCCGGAAGGGGATGTGATTGAAGCGATCGACTTCGGATACGAGGCGGTCTGTGAGCTGATCAAGGCTCAGGAATCCATACTCAAAGAAGCTGGTATCGAGCAGGTGAAGCCAGAGGCTCCCAGCGAAGACACCACTCTGCCGGTTTATCTGGAGAAGGCTTGCAGCAAATCAATCGGCGATGTGCTCAGCCAGTTCGATCAGAGCAAGACCGAGCGCGACGAAAAGCTTGATGCCATCCGTGATCAAACCGCTGAAACCATTGAGGGTCTAAAGGACTCCGACCCCGTCCGTCAGCTTGTTTCAGGCAACAGCAAAGCACTGCCGACCAGCTTCAAAGCCCTGACCAAGAAGCTGATGCGTCAGCAGATCGTGAAAGACGGCAAACGTGTCGACGGCAGAAGTCTCGATCAGGTGCGTCCGATCAGCGCAGCGGCCGGCGTGTTGCCCAAGCGCGTGCATGGCTCTGGTCTGTTCCAGCGCGGCCTCACCCAGGTGCTGTCGACCGCAACCCTGGGCACACCCAGCGATGCCCAGGAGATGGACGATCTCAACCCCAACACCGAGAAGACCTACCTCCACCACTACAACTTCCCCCCTTACTCAGTGGGTGAAACCAAGCCGATGCGCTCCCCTGGACGGCGCGAAATCGGCCATGGAGCCCTTGCAGAACGAGCCATCTTGCCCGTGCTGCCAGCGAAGGACACCTTCCCTTATGTGGTGAGGGTGGTGAGTGAGGTACTCAGCTCCAATGGCTCCACCTCAATGGGTTCTGTCTGCGGCAGCACCCTTGCCCTAATGGACGCCGGTGTACCTCTGAAAGCGCCCGTCAGCGGCGCCGCCATGGGTCTGATCAAAGAAGGCAAGGAGGTGCGCATCCTCACCGACATTCAGGGCATCGAGGACTTTCTCGGCGACATGGACTTCAAGGTGGCTGGCACCGACAAGGGCATCACCGCTCTGCAGATGGACATGAAGATCACCGGCCTGGAAATCAAAACCGTTGCCGAGGCGATCAATCAGGCCCGTCCGGCCCGTCTCCACATCCTCGAGAAAATGCTCGAGGCGATCGACACCCCCCGCGACGGCATGTCACCGCATGCCCCTCGCCTGCTCAGCTTCCGCATTGACCCGGAACTGATCGGTACCGTGATCGGCCCAGGTGGACGGACCATCAAGGGGATCACCGAACGCACGAACACCAAGATCGACATCGAGGACAGCGGCATTGTCACCATTGCGTCCCACGACGGAGCGGCGGCTGATGAGGCGCAGAAGATCATCGAAGGGCTCACCCGCAAGGTGAATGAAGGTGAGGTGTTCAGCGGTTCCATCACCCGGATCATTCCGATCGGCGCCTTTGTGGAGATCCTTCCTGGCAAGGAAGGCATGATCCACATCTCGCAGCTGTCTGAAGCTCGAGTTGAGAAGGTGGAAGACGTGGTCAAGGTCGGCGACGAGGTCACCGTTCGCGTCCGCGAAATCGATAACCGCGGTCGCATCAACCTGACGCTGCGCGGTGTGCCTCAGAACGGCGAAGACACTGAGCCCGAACCAGCCCCCACGCCGGTTGCTCCCCTCTCCTGA
- a CDS encoding 3'(2'),5'-bisphosphate nucleotidase CysQ yields the protein MMPTAMNLPAGISQDSLLEALRPLCWGAADILRAYARAEQPPHGFSRALSVDNGGEGPVSAADLAVNQWLLDGLRSAFPDAGWTLLSEETAKEQLTDGEPLPAEWLWILDPLDGTKDFLQGTGEYAVHLALVQGQRPVLGVVLLPEADELWFGVVGDGSWCENRSGMRSPVRFSDRSAEGELIMVASRSHRDDRLERLIAALPLAGSKSVGSVGCKVATILRGETDLYISLSGKSAPKDWDMAAPEAVLLAAGGAFTHADGRPLAYNTGDVRQAGCLIASHGKAHAALEQRAARAMETIDPGFQV from the coding sequence ATGATGCCGACTGCGATGAACCTGCCTGCCGGCATCAGTCAGGACAGCCTGCTCGAGGCACTGCGCCCTCTCTGCTGGGGGGCCGCCGACATTCTGCGGGCCTATGCCCGCGCTGAGCAGCCTCCCCATGGTTTTTCCCGGGCCCTGAGTGTTGACAACGGTGGAGAGGGGCCTGTCTCTGCAGCTGACCTGGCGGTGAATCAATGGTTGCTGGATGGTCTGCGTTCAGCGTTCCCCGATGCTGGCTGGACCTTGCTCAGCGAGGAGACGGCCAAAGAGCAGCTCACCGATGGAGAGCCCTTGCCTGCCGAATGGCTCTGGATTCTGGATCCTCTGGATGGCACCAAGGATTTTTTGCAAGGCACAGGCGAATACGCCGTTCATCTGGCGCTGGTGCAGGGTCAGCGTCCTGTGCTGGGTGTGGTGTTGCTTCCGGAGGCGGATGAGCTGTGGTTCGGTGTGGTGGGTGATGGCAGCTGGTGCGAAAACCGCAGCGGCATGCGCAGTCCCGTTCGCTTCAGCGACCGCTCTGCTGAGGGCGAACTGATCATGGTGGCGAGCCGCAGTCATCGGGACGATCGGCTGGAACGACTGATTGCAGCTCTTCCTCTTGCCGGCTCCAAGTCTGTCGGCAGTGTGGGTTGCAAGGTGGCCACCATCCTGCGAGGTGAGACCGATCTCTACATCTCGCTCTCTGGCAAGAGTGCTCCTAAAGACTGGGATATGGCAGCACCTGAGGCCGTGTTGCTGGCAGCTGGTGGTGCCTTCACCCATGCGGATGGTCGTCCGCTGGCCTACAACACCGGTGATGTGCGTCAGGCAGGTTGTCTGATCGCCAGCCATGGAAAAGCCCATGCCGCGCTTGAGCAGCGAGCGGCACGGGCCATGGAGACAATCGATCCTGGTTTTCAGGTCTGA
- the rsmI gene encoding 16S rRNA (cytidine(1402)-2'-O)-methyltransferase: protein MKQRAEPEAGVLYLVGTPIGHLGDLSPRARALLVAVDTIACEDTRHSGQLLTALGSKARRCSFHQHNTYGRIPQLLNELSSGHSVAVISDAGLPGISDPGEELVAAARQAGHAVICIPGPCAATTALVSSGLPSGRFCFEGFLPTKGRERRESLAAVVAEERTTVLYEAPHRLVKLLEELQELCGDQRALQVTRELTKRHEQQVGPTVIAALEHFKEHPPQGEFTLVLGGAPQQEQATMNDDQCRQQLTALIKQGMKPSDAAKDLSRSAGRSRRELYALLHENQKQAD from the coding sequence GTGAAGCAGCGCGCCGAACCGGAAGCTGGTGTTCTCTATCTGGTGGGCACACCGATCGGTCATCTGGGCGACCTTTCACCAAGAGCACGGGCCCTGCTGGTCGCCGTGGACACCATCGCCTGCGAAGACACACGCCATAGCGGCCAACTGCTCACAGCCCTGGGATCGAAAGCCCGCCGCTGCAGCTTCCATCAGCACAACACGTATGGCCGCATTCCTCAGTTGCTCAACGAACTCAGCAGTGGCCACAGCGTTGCCGTGATCAGTGATGCCGGACTGCCCGGGATCAGTGACCCAGGCGAAGAGCTCGTGGCTGCAGCACGACAAGCCGGCCATGCCGTGATCTGCATCCCCGGCCCCTGCGCCGCGACCACAGCACTGGTCAGCAGTGGCCTTCCCAGCGGCCGCTTCTGCTTCGAAGGATTTCTGCCGACCAAAGGGCGTGAGCGGCGCGAAAGCTTGGCAGCAGTGGTTGCAGAAGAACGCACCACGGTGCTTTACGAGGCTCCGCATCGTCTGGTGAAGTTGCTGGAAGAGCTTCAGGAACTTTGCGGTGATCAACGCGCTCTACAGGTGACCCGCGAACTGACCAAACGTCATGAACAACAGGTGGGACCGACCGTGATCGCGGCCCTCGAACATTTCAAGGAGCATCCTCCCCAAGGTGAATTCACACTGGTGCTGGGTGGTGCTCCGCAACAGGAGCAAGCCACCATGAACGACGATCAGTGTCGCCAGCAACTCACAGCACTGATCAAGCAGGGCATGAAGCCCAGTGACGCAGCCAAGGATCTATCCAGAAGCGCCGGACGATCACGGCGGGAGCTGTACGCACTGCTGCATGAGAACCAGAAACAGGCAGACTGA
- a CDS encoding helix-turn-helix domain-containing protein yields MAPSRLTNSQKQELLVRYRAGESTAALAAAYGCSANTVSRTVRTLLSPEDYDALKSARARASLTTAQVDSLEANEVPEAAADHGRAPEIPVEPELTQADEVDGSVTLALDDADDFGDDDTDEVSDDEPFDAPSDGVFQEIAVLPVDLPQVSREQVSCRPFVTGILPDSVYMLVDKTVELDPRPLSEFPELGVVNPEELARQALCLYSSPRSAKRQCGRSQRVIKVPDTQVFERTSRHLLARGITRLVLEGALYSLDV; encoded by the coding sequence ATGGCACCAAGCCGGCTTACTAACAGTCAAAAGCAGGAGCTTTTGGTCCGTTATCGCGCCGGGGAGTCAACCGCCGCTCTCGCTGCGGCTTACGGATGCAGCGCGAATACGGTCAGTCGCACTGTTCGCACCCTATTGAGTCCAGAGGATTACGACGCGCTCAAGTCGGCGCGTGCTCGCGCTTCTTTGACCACAGCTCAGGTTGATTCACTCGAAGCGAATGAGGTGCCTGAAGCTGCAGCGGATCACGGGCGAGCCCCTGAAATTCCCGTTGAACCTGAGCTGACGCAGGCCGATGAAGTTGATGGCAGCGTCACCCTTGCCCTCGATGATGCGGACGATTTCGGTGATGACGATACTGATGAGGTCTCCGATGACGAGCCCTTCGATGCGCCATCGGATGGGGTTTTTCAGGAGATTGCTGTTCTGCCGGTTGATCTGCCGCAAGTCAGCAGGGAGCAGGTCAGCTGTCGTCCTTTCGTTACCGGCATCCTTCCCGACAGCGTTTACATGCTGGTCGATAAGACGGTTGAGCTGGATCCACGACCACTCAGCGAGTTCCCTGAACTGGGTGTGGTCAATCCCGAAGAGCTGGCACGCCAGGCCTTATGCCTCTACTCCAGCCCTCGCTCTGCCAAGCGTCAGTGTGGACGAAGCCAGCGTGTGATCAAGGTTCCCGATACCCAGGTGTTTGAGCGCACTTCTCGCCATCTGCTTGCCAGGGGAATCACTCGCCTCGTGCTGGAAGGCGCCCTGTATTCACTGGATGTCTGA
- a CDS encoding DUF3104 domain-containing protein produces the protein MSVDHGHYNQQNPSEKPIVLSVVPGMTVIVRHDYLTCEKSDKDWWMGQVIYCGGAARDPSIRNLIQIADVDSGMIRWVNAALVTHILPRESVQ, from the coding sequence GTGTCAGTCGATCACGGTCACTACAACCAACAGAACCCCTCGGAGAAGCCGATCGTCCTGAGCGTGGTTCCGGGCATGACGGTGATCGTGCGCCACGACTATCTGACCTGCGAAAAGTCTGACAAGGATTGGTGGATGGGGCAGGTGATCTACTGCGGCGGCGCTGCCCGTGACCCGAGCATTCGCAACCTGATTCAGATCGCTGATGTGGATTCAGGCATGATCCGCTGGGTCAACGCTGCACTGGTGACTCATATCCTTCCGAGGGAATCAGTGCAATAA
- a CDS encoding Nif11-like leader peptide family natural product precursor: MSQEQLQAFIEKVQGDTRLQEKFKAADDSDAVLAIAKEAGFMISADKMAQSEMTEEELEGAAGGLRRPGCVNSFWTPPVNPSLFHCSTSTPFCD, translated from the coding sequence ATGTCCCAAGAACAGCTCCAAGCATTCATCGAAAAGGTCCAAGGTGACACCCGTCTTCAGGAGAAGTTCAAAGCTGCTGATGATTCAGACGCAGTTCTTGCGATTGCGAAAGAGGCGGGATTTATGATTTCTGCTGATAAGATGGCACAATCAGAGATGACTGAAGAAGAGCTGGAAGGCGCGGCTGGGGGGCTGCGGCGGCCGGGGTGTGTTAATTCCTTCTGGACCCCCCCGGTCAATCCTTCACTGTTTCACTGTTCGACTAGCACTCCCTTCTGTGACTAG
- a CDS encoding Nif11-like leader peptide family natural product precursor — MSEEQLKAFIAKVQADTSIQEQLKAEDADVVAIAKAAGFSITTEDIKEHHKKKEDRQTPSDAELEGMAGMTGVETCGLFCHTPGECCGWSLLTC, encoded by the coding sequence ATGTCAGAAGAGCAACTGAAAGCATTCATCGCCAAGGTTCAAGCAGACACCTCAATACAGGAGCAGTTAAAGGCAGAAGATGCTGATGTTGTTGCTATTGCAAAGGCTGCTGGGTTCTCTATCACCACAGAAGACATAAAAGAGCATCATAAAAAGAAAGAGGATCGTCAAACCCCGTCTGATGCTGAGCTGGAAGGAATGGCTGGAATGACGGGTGTAGAAACCTGTGGGTTATTTTGTCATACACCGGGTGAATGCTGTGGCTGGTCCTTGTTGACTTGTTAA
- a CDS encoding Nif11-like leader peptide family natural product precursor, which produces MSEEQLKAFLTKVKGDSNLKEKLKAAKSHLEIVTIAKEHGYEFTVDKIILLSDEELENVAGGTNWSTELGGNWCQYD; this is translated from the coding sequence ATGTCAGAAGAGCAACTCAAGGCCTTCCTCACCAAAGTCAAAGGCGATTCCAATCTCAAGGAGAAACTAAAAGCTGCTAAGTCGCATCTTGAAATTGTAACTATAGCTAAGGAGCATGGTTATGAATTCACTGTAGATAAAATCATCCTGCTCAGTGATGAAGAACTTGAAAACGTGGCTGGTGGCACCAACTGGAGTACCGAGCTTGGAGGTAACTGGTGTCAATATGACTGA
- a CDS encoding Nif11-like leader peptide family natural product precursor yields the protein MSIEQLKAFLEKVKGDTNLQAKLKAAKTPEDVVDVAKEHGHEFTADKINQLSEEELEGVAGGCGCLALESQYSGAA from the coding sequence ATGTCCATAGAACAACTCAAGGCCTTCCTTGAAAAAGTCAAAGGTGATACCAATCTTCAAGCCAAGCTAAAAGCGGCAAAAACACCTGAAGATGTTGTAGACGTTGCTAAAGAACACGGTCACGAATTCACTGCTGATAAGATCAACCAGCTCAGCGAAGAGGAGCTGGAAGGCGTGGCTGGGGGATGTGGCTGTTTAGCTCTTGAGTCTCAATATTCTGGTGCAGCTTAG
- a CDS encoding Nif11-like leader peptide family natural product precursor: MSNDQLNAFMQRVSADEGLRSRLKASTSPQAVAEIAKELGYTVPVDDLYAGDCLSAQELEAVSGGGGARAQKSCTWGCVCKTSLDNEVGYPEE, from the coding sequence TTGTCAAATGATCAACTCAATGCCTTCATGCAGCGGGTTTCAGCTGACGAAGGTCTGCGGTCTAGACTTAAAGCATCAACAAGTCCTCAGGCGGTCGCTGAGATAGCCAAGGAACTTGGTTACACAGTTCCTGTGGATGATTTGTACGCAGGTGATTGCCTTTCAGCACAGGAACTTGAAGCGGTTTCCGGCGGTGGAGGTGCCAGGGCACAGAAAAGCTGTACTTGGGGATGCGTTTGTAAGACGTCCTTGGACAATGAAGTCGGATACCCTGAAGAATGA
- a CDS encoding high light inducible protein: MTTSTQTQTRFGFSDFAETWNGRLAMMGFVIGLGTELLTGQGILSQIGF; encoded by the coding sequence ATGACAACTTCAACTCAAACCCAAACCCGATTCGGCTTCAGCGACTTTGCTGAGACCTGGAATGGTCGTCTAGCAATGATGGGCTTTGTCATTGGCCTTGGCACCGAGCTGCTCACCGGCCAGGGAATCCTCAGTCAAATCGGTTTCTGA
- the psbA gene encoding photosystem II q(b) protein, which yields MTTTIQQRSGANGWQQFCEWVTSTNNRLYVGWFGVLMIPTLLAATTCFIVAFIAAPPVDIDGIREPVAGSLIYGNNIISGAVVPSSNAIGLHFYPIWEAASLDEWLYNGGPYQLVVFHFLIGIFCYMGREWELSYRLGMRPWICVAYSAPVAAASAVFLVYPFGQGSFSDGMPLGISGTFNFMLVFQAEHNILMHPFHMLGVAGVFGGSLFSAMHGSLVTSSLVRETTENDSLNYGYKFGQEEETYNIVAAHGYFGRLIFQYASFNNSRSLHFFLAAWPVVGIWFTALGVSTMAFNLNGFNFNQSILDGQGRVLNTWADVLNRANLGMEVMHERNAHNFPLDLAAAESTPVALQAPAIG from the coding sequence ATGACCACCACCATTCAGCAGCGCTCCGGCGCTAATGGCTGGCAGCAGTTCTGCGAGTGGGTCACCTCCACCAACAACCGCCTCTATGTGGGCTGGTTCGGTGTGCTGATGATCCCCACCCTGCTGGCTGCCACCACCTGCTTCATCGTTGCGTTCATCGCAGCACCCCCCGTCGACATCGACGGCATCCGTGAGCCCGTCGCCGGCTCCCTGATCTACGGCAACAACATCATCTCCGGTGCTGTTGTGCCCTCCTCGAACGCCATCGGCCTTCACTTCTATCCCATCTGGGAAGCTGCTTCTCTCGACGAGTGGCTGTACAACGGCGGTCCTTACCAGCTGGTTGTCTTCCACTTCCTGATCGGCATCTTCTGCTACATGGGTCGCGAGTGGGAACTCTCCTACCGCCTTGGCATGCGCCCCTGGATCTGCGTTGCTTACAGCGCACCTGTGGCTGCTGCCTCCGCCGTGTTCCTGGTGTACCCCTTCGGTCAGGGTTCCTTCTCTGACGGCATGCCCCTGGGCATCTCCGGCACCTTCAACTTCATGTTGGTGTTCCAGGCCGAGCACAACATCCTGATGCACCCCTTCCACATGCTTGGTGTGGCTGGCGTCTTCGGTGGTTCACTGTTCTCCGCCATGCACGGTTCACTGGTGACCTCCTCCTTGGTTCGCGAAACCACTGAGAACGATTCACTGAACTACGGCTACAAGTTCGGCCAAGAGGAAGAGACCTACAACATCGTGGCTGCCCACGGTTACTTCGGTCGCCTGATCTTCCAATACGCATCGTTCAACAACAGCCGTAGCCTGCACTTCTTCCTGGCTGCCTGGCCCGTTGTCGGCATCTGGTTCACCGCCCTGGGCGTGTCAACCATGGCCTTCAACCTGAACGGTTTCAACTTCAACCAGTCCATCCTTGATGGTCAGGGCCGCGTCCTGAACACCTGGGCTGATGTGCTGAACCGCGCCAACCTCGGCATGGAAGTGATGCACGAGCGCAATGCTCACAACTTCCCCCTCGACCTGGCTGCTGCTGAGTCCACTCCTGTGGCTCTGCAAGCTCCCGCCATCGGCTGA
- a CDS encoding thermonuclease family protein: protein MTTPRTAANWSLALLLVLGLAQPAAALETVTIRSCYDGDTCRSNTGEKIRLACMDTPELRGKCANPVPAQAARDYLRGLVVGRGVGIRRITKDRYGRTVAELFVDD from the coding sequence ATGACGACGCCTCGAACCGCTGCGAACTGGTCTCTAGCCCTGCTGTTGGTGCTTGGCCTAGCGCAGCCTGCTGCAGCCCTGGAAACCGTAACCATCCGCAGCTGCTACGACGGCGACACCTGCCGCAGCAATACCGGCGAAAAGATCAGGCTGGCTTGTATGGACACACCAGAACTGCGTGGTAAGTGTGCCAACCCTGTTCCTGCCCAAGCAGCACGGGACTATCTGCGCGGGCTTGTCGTTGGCCGTGGCGTAGGCATCAGACGCATCACCAAAGACCGTTATGGCCGCACGGTGGCTGAGCTGTTTGTGGATGACTGA